The Natrinema saccharevitans genome includes the window CGTAGTTCCTTTTTCTCCTCGCGCTCGGCGAGCAGTTCCGTGATCATCTCGCGGTTGACGCCGTCGGGTTCCTTCCGGAAGTGGGTCCCCGTCGGCGCCTCGTAGGTCTCCCCGTCGTACTCGTCGGGGTCGACTTTCGTCTCGGGGGAGGCGTTGATCGTCGTCATACACATCGGGTACAGCGACTTCAGGTCCAGCACGGTGACGTTTTCCTTGACGCCCGTGATCGGCTCGAACACCGCGCCGCCCTCGTACTCCTCGCCGGCCTCCTGCTGGCCCTTCGAGGGCAGGGCGAAACGGCCGTGGGCCTCGTGGAGGACGTACATGTCGACCGCGTCGCCCGGCGTCGGAGCGTCCTCGAGTTTGCAGCCGACGAACGAGCGCACCTCGTCCCAGAAGGGGATGATCTCCTGCTGGCGGTCGAGTTCCACACAGAGTTCGACGTCCCGGAGGTTGTACTCGAGTAGCTGCGTGGGGTCGCCCTCCCAGAGGTCGCCGATGTCGCCGGCGTACCGTTCCTTGCCGACGCCGAGTTCTTCCTCCCCGACGGCGTCGAGCCGGTACGAGTCCAGTTCGGAGAAGACCATCCGCTGGTAGCCATAGAGCAGGTCGAAGACGACGCGACCCTTGATGTCCGGGCCGCCCCAGTTGCTGCGCCAGACCTCGTCGACCCGCGAGAGGCGGTCGATCGAGAGGTCGTACTCGTGGTGGGGACCGTCGAGTTCCTCGAGGCGATCGAGCAAATAGGGAGCGTCAAAGTCCTCGAAGTTCCACCCCGTGAGGACGTCGGGATCGGTCTCGTCGACGTACTCGATAAAGGCCTCGAGCATGGCCTCCTCTTCCTCGAAGCTCCGTACTTCGTGGTCGATCTCTCCCTCGATCGGATCGTAGTCGTCGATCTCGGTCGGAATCTCGCCGTCGCCGATCGGGGCCTCGTAGAGCCACATGACGTACTCGTCGCGATAGGAGTCGTGGCTGGTGAGACAGACGATCGGCTCCTCGCCGTCCTCGGGAAAGCCCGACCGATCGTCGACCTCGATGTCGAAGGTGTTGACGCGGGGGTCGGCGTCGACGTCGACCGGTTCGACCTCGTCGTGGGGGACGACCAGCGAGTCGTCCTCGGCCCGTCGCTCGGGCACCCGCATTCCGCTGCGGAGGTCCTTGTCGATCAGAAAGCGGTTCGGGAACAGGATGTCGGCTTCGTAGTGTTCGAAGTCGTCGCGGACCTGCCCGACGTCGCGGGGGGTCTGGCCGAAAATTTTGGTGAGTCTCTCCCCCCGGATGCTCTCGTAGGGCTCGCCGTCGTGGTCGTCCTCGCGGCTGCCGGTCAGTCGGTCGTACTCCTCTTCCGGCGGTCGCTCGAGGCTCTCCGTCGGCGCGTAGAAGTAGGGTTTGAACCCGACGATCTGGACGTGTTCGAGCTCGCCGTCGGGCGTGCGCCCGAACACGTGCATGATGGGTCGTTCCTCGTCGCCGTAGCCGACGATGGTGTAGTCGACCTGCATCACGGCGAGTTCGAGTTCGCCCTCGGGTTCGGGGAGGGTTTCCTCGACGACGTCGATCACCTCCGCGGCGTCGCGTCCGCCGTT containing:
- a CDS encoding DNA-directed DNA polymerase gives rise to the protein MTEAGQTGLAEFGGDSEAADDRPEEEAVAVAGNGGRDAAEVIDVVEETLPEPEGELELAVMQVDYTIVGYGDEERPIMHVFGRTPDGELEHVQIVGFKPYFYAPTESLERPPEEEYDRLTGSREDDHDGEPYESIRGERLTKIFGQTPRDVGQVRDDFEHYEADILFPNRFLIDKDLRSGMRVPERRAEDDSLVVPHDEVEPVDVDADPRVNTFDIEVDDRSGFPEDGEEPIVCLTSHDSYRDEYVMWLYEAPIGDGEIPTEIDDYDPIEGEIDHEVRSFEEEEAMLEAFIEYVDETDPDVLTGWNFEDFDAPYLLDRLEELDGPHHEYDLSIDRLSRVDEVWRSNWGGPDIKGRVVFDLLYGYQRMVFSELDSYRLDAVGEEELGVGKERYAGDIGDLWEGDPTQLLEYNLRDVELCVELDRQQEIIPFWDEVRSFVGCKLEDAPTPGDAVDMYVLHEAHGRFALPSKGQQEAGEEYEGGAVFEPITGVKENVTVLDLKSLYPMCMTTINASPETKVDPDEYDGETYEAPTGTHFRKEPDGVNREMITELLAEREEKKELRDQHEPGSPEYEQYDRQQGAVKVIMNSLYGVSGWEQFRLYDKEAASAITATGREVIEFTDTAANELDYQVTYGDTDSVMLELGPDVPKADALEDSFRIEEYINGRYDDFAKDDLNAEEHRFQIEFEKLYRRFFQAGKKKRYAGHITWKEGKDVDDVDIVGFEYQRSDIAPITKEVQHRVIEMIVREGDIEGAKEYVNGVIEDVLAGEISLEEIAIPGGIGKRLDNYDTDTAQVRGAKYANLLLGTNFQRGSKPKRLYLERVDPSFFERLEEKEGFDARTDPLYGAFKRDPDVICFEYEDQIPDEFEVDYEKMLEKTLQGPIERILEALDVSWDEVKSGQEQKGLDSFM